DNA from Leptospira harrisiae:
CGGATTACTTCTTTTCTTCGCCGAACAAAAATTTGGCGAAACTTCAAATCTTTTTCTGAACTTTATCTTACCCTCCCACAGTATTTTGAAGAAGATTTTTGGAACCAATGTCTGTCGGAATGTATCCAATGGGAAAAATCAAAAGATATTCATTGGAAACTCGTTAGTTTTTATGACCCTGAATATCCAAAAAATTTAAAGGAAATCTACGATCCTCCTTTTGTTTTTGTTTGTTTGGGAAATGTTCAATTATTGCAGTCTTCTCTTGTGGCCATTGTTGGAACAAGGAAGTCTTCGCCAGTTTCCCTTTCTGCCACAAGGAAACTCGTGGAATTACTTTCGATAAACAAAGATTTGGCGGTTGTTTCGGGTATGGCTCTTGGGATCGACCGGCAGGCTTTTTTTTCTGCTTTGGATTTAAATGTTCCTGTGATTGGAGTTCTCGGAACTACTTTGGGAATGGAATACCCACCGGGAAACCGGGATCTTTACAAACGTATCAAAGAAGATCCAAACCAGCTTCTGATTACCGAATTTTTACTCAAAACAGAACCTGCGAAATGGACATTTCCCAAACGGAACCGTGTTATCTCTGGTCTTTCGGACAAAGTGTACATTATGGAATCAGGCAGAAAATCAGGAACCATTTCTACGGCCTATAGTGCGATGGAACAAAACCGTGAGATCTTTGTTTTTGATCATCCGAAACAATTTGATAACGAAGGAGGAAAGTTACTCATAAGACAAGGTGCGCAAAGGTTATTTTCGGAAATGAAAATCCCAAAAGAAAAAATGATTTTGGAAAGTAAGGAGATGAGTTATGAAGAATGGAAAAACAAACGCACCATCCCTTCTGGAATTCGAAGAGATGGTGAATGGGATTTAGACCTTACCCTTTAAACACAAATCCTGCTACAGTGGCTAGGACATAAATAAAAAGTAAAAATACACCAAACGGTCGTTTGATTTTGTCTTTAGAGAAAACAATCCCTAAACGAAATAACACAAGAACGATGAGCATAGAAGGAAAGTAGAAGGTAAAAAAACTTACGGGAGCTTCGAGTCCGTTTTTTGTCACAGCTGCAGCGGCCCCGGAAACAAAGAGAACATTCAAAATATCCGCTCCAATGATATTACCCACCGCAAGTTCAGAATGCCCACGACGAGAGGCTTGGATGGCAGTCACTAGTTCTGGAAGGGAAGTTCCAAATGCCACGAGTGTGGCTCCAATGATGGAGTCAGGAATGGACAGGCGAACGGCTGTTTCTTGGACAGACGGGATGAGAACCTTGGAAGATAAAATGACCAAGGTAATGGCAACTACTAGTTTTAATAAAACAATCCAAAAAGGAGATTCATCATACTCGGTTGTGGCATCAATTCCTGCTTCGACTTCCCCTGGTTTGGATCGAGACCAACGAATGCTTAAATAAATATAAACAGCAAGTAGGATTAAAAATACAAATCCGGTTCCTTGGTCAATTCGTCCACCAGTAGAAAAAACGGATGTTAGGTTTGTCCAAGGTAGGGCCGCAAACACAAGTAAAAATCCGGCGAGGACTTGGATCCAACCTTGGCGATTGACAAGTCGTTTGTCAATGTCAGGTGGGGAAATGAGGATGGCGATTCCTAAAATTAATCCTGTATCGCAAATGATGGAACCAACGGCATTCCCAAGTGCAATTCCTGGATTTCCTTCCAAAGCGGAAAGAACCGATACGGAAACTTCTGGAAGGGTGGTTCCCAAACTCACGATGGTGGCCCCAATGATCATTTTGGGAACTCCCCATCTTGTTGAGAGAGAAACTGCCTCATCGACAAGTACGTCAGCGGCTTTTCCTAAAACAAGGATGGAGCCAATGATGACGAGTAAAAGAACTGGCAAAGGAAGGGTTTGAAAAGTTGCAGTAAGAAATGCATCCATGGATAAAGGTCAGAATATGGAAAACTTCATCCGACTGCGACTCTTTCTTTGGGTAGGGACCCTCGGATTTTTTTCTCCGGTACTCGGAGAACCACGATTGCCCAAGGAACCAAACCTTCCCTCCATCCCTTTGGAAGAATCCAAAGAACCAAGAAATGCTCGTGGAGACAAAGATTCTTCCGAATCAAAAGTTTTAAACCTGACTCTTTGTGATGGACGAACCGTTCGTGGCGAGTCGTCTAGCGGCAGTCAGTCGATGGCTTTTGAACATTCAAAAGATGGAATTCTTTATAAAAAGAAATTGAATGTAAACGAACTGGACTCGGTGCGGATTGACTCTTGGGAACTGAAACAAAAACGAGAAGAAAAAAAAGGGATCACCTTTGAAGTGGTTCCTAAAAAAATCCGAATCCGTACAAGGAATGGAGAAGTGTTTTATAAAGAAACTGGTGTTTCCGATTTAAAACTTCTAAACATTGAAATTAAAAATAACAATGGAGAAACCACTCTTTTTACCTTTTGGGTAGATTTGAAATACCCTGATGGCAAGTGGTATTCTGGATTGCCTACATTGAAACCAAACCAAGAATATAGGGAAGATTGTTTGAAAGATGTAGTGAAGATGATTGAATGGGAGTAAAACAACTTCAGGCTAATTTGTTTGGCCTGAAGTTGGGATTTGATTTTTTATTCAGATACACAATCCACATAGTAAGTCACA
Protein-coding regions in this window:
- the dprA gene encoding DNA-processing protein DprA; this translates as MVVSILGHPRITSFLRRTKIWRNFKSFSELYLTLPQYFEEDFWNQCLSECIQWEKSKDIHWKLVSFYDPEYPKNLKEIYDPPFVFVCLGNVQLLQSSLVAIVGTRKSSPVSLSATRKLVELLSINKDLAVVSGMALGIDRQAFFSALDLNVPVIGVLGTTLGMEYPPGNRDLYKRIKEDPNQLLITEFLLKTEPAKWTFPKRNRVISGLSDKVYIMESGRKSGTISTAYSAMEQNREIFVFDHPKQFDNEGGKLLIRQGAQRLFSEMKIPKEKMILESKEMSYEEWKNKRTIPSGIRRDGEWDLDLTL
- a CDS encoding calcium/sodium antiporter, with product MDAFLTATFQTLPLPVLLLVIIGSILVLGKAADVLVDEAVSLSTRWGVPKMIIGATIVSLGTTLPEVSVSVLSALEGNPGIALGNAVGSIICDTGLILGIAILISPPDIDKRLVNRQGWIQVLAGFLLVFAALPWTNLTSVFSTGGRIDQGTGFVFLILLAVYIYLSIRWSRSKPGEVEAGIDATTEYDESPFWIVLLKLVVAITLVILSSKVLIPSVQETAVRLSIPDSIIGATLVAFGTSLPELVTAIQASRRGHSELAVGNIIGADILNVLFVSGAAAAVTKNGLEAPVSFFTFYFPSMLIVLVLFRLGIVFSKDKIKRPFGVFLLFIYVLATVAGFVFKG